One genomic region from Rhizomicrobium palustre encodes:
- a CDS encoding LacI family DNA-binding transcriptional regulator codes for MRIPLGGGTDEKLRVHERPTSFDIAYRAGVSQSTVSRALRGDPNVNEETRRKIEAIARELKYKVDKNASNLRRQRSNTIAVLFFEDPSPDPSQINPFFLSMLGSITRACAKRSYDLLISFQKFAQDWNEDYEDSGKADGLILLGYGDYVDYRQHLEQLVEQGTRFVRWGAVEEGQPGVSIGSDNFNGARIATEHLIGLGRRAIAFLGDSSNHAPEFSERHRGYSAAMQADGLPESFQAAGVSSEEAGAAAALALIESGVPFDGIVAASDLIAAGALAVLRDKGFDVPRDVSVIGYDDIPAASFVNPALTTVAQDTWLAGEKLVETLLKMMQGEVAESAKLPARLIIRRSCGAKKV; via the coding sequence ATGAGGATTCCCCTGGGCGGCGGCACCGACGAAAAGCTGCGCGTACACGAAAGGCCGACGTCGTTTGACATCGCCTATCGGGCTGGCGTGTCACAATCGACGGTCTCACGCGCCCTGCGCGGCGATCCCAATGTGAATGAGGAGACCCGCCGCAAAATCGAGGCGATCGCCCGTGAGCTGAAATATAAGGTCGACAAGAACGCCTCCAATCTCCGGCGCCAGCGCTCGAACACCATCGCTGTCCTGTTTTTCGAGGACCCGAGCCCGGATCCCTCGCAGATAAACCCCTTTTTCCTCTCTATGCTGGGCTCGATTACACGGGCTTGCGCCAAGCGCAGCTACGATCTTCTGATTTCCTTCCAGAAATTCGCCCAGGATTGGAACGAGGATTACGAGGATAGCGGCAAAGCCGATGGGCTGATCCTCTTGGGCTATGGCGATTACGTCGATTACCGCCAGCACCTCGAGCAATTGGTGGAGCAGGGGACGCGGTTTGTGCGCTGGGGTGCGGTGGAGGAGGGCCAGCCCGGCGTCTCCATCGGGAGTGACAATTTCAACGGCGCGCGGATTGCTACCGAACATCTCATCGGTCTTGGACGTCGCGCCATCGCTTTCCTGGGGGATTCCTCCAACCACGCGCCGGAGTTTTCCGAGCGCCATCGCGGTTATAGCGCGGCAATGCAGGCCGATGGCTTACCGGAAAGTTTCCAGGCTGCTGGGGTGTCCTCCGAAGAAGCTGGCGCCGCCGCGGCTTTGGCGCTGATCGAATCCGGGGTACCCTTCGATGGCATTGTCGCCGCCTCCGATCTCATTGCGGCGGGTGCGCTCGCGGTCTTGCGTGACAAGGGTTTTGATGTGCCCCGCGATGTCTCGGTGATTGGCTATGATGACATCCCGGCCGCAAGCTTCGTCAATCCGGCGCTCACCACCGTGGCCCAGGACACTTGGCTTGCGGGTGAAAAGCTGGTCGAGACCCTGCTTAAGATGATGCAGGGCGAGGTGGCGGAAAGCGCCAAGCTTCCCGCCCGCCTGATCATCCGCCGCTCTTGCGGGGCCAAGAAAGTTTAG
- a CDS encoding UxaA family hydrolase produces the protein MPAPKTDIAVIRLNPNDNVVVAVTQLAAGTSVGAENIITADVIPFGHKVATSAIREGEPVRKYGQVIGVASADIAPGAHVHVHNLAFSDLREAAGVAPAFLRNDAVKTFQGFKRGDGRVATRNYVGILTSVNCSASVAKYIAQEVERSGLLADYPNVDGIVPIVHSGGCGMAGQGEGFDLLSRTLWGTAANPNFAAVLLVGLGCEVLQLAKFKQIYGLTESEHFQSFTIQDTGGTKRAIAEGVDKLKAMLPRANQAQRTPQPASELVIGLQCGASDGWSGVTANPALGNASDRIISMGGTVLLSETPEIYGAEHLLYARAESPELVEKLRARIEWWERYTALHEMEMNNNPSPGNKAGGLTTILEKSLGAVAKAGTSPLVDVIEYAEPVKKHGLVFMDSPGFDPCSATGQVASGATMIAFTTGRGSAYGCKPTPSIKLATNSELFKKMPDDMDVDCGTIALGQTTVEEKGAEIVDYMLSVASGQKSKSEELGYGDMEFVPWHIGAVM, from the coding sequence ATGCCAGCTCCCAAGACCGATATCGCCGTTATCCGCCTCAATCCCAACGACAACGTCGTCGTGGCGGTGACCCAGCTTGCCGCTGGGACCTCCGTGGGCGCCGAAAACATCATCACGGCGGATGTCATCCCCTTCGGCCATAAGGTCGCAACCTCCGCCATCCGTGAGGGCGAGCCAGTGCGCAAATACGGCCAGGTGATCGGGGTGGCGAGCGCTGATATTGCCCCGGGCGCGCATGTTCATGTCCACAACCTCGCCTTTTCGGATTTGCGCGAGGCGGCCGGTGTCGCGCCTGCCTTTTTGCGCAACGACGCGGTGAAGACCTTTCAAGGGTTCAAGCGCGGCGATGGCCGTGTCGCCACCCGCAACTATGTCGGTATCCTAACATCCGTGAACTGCTCGGCCTCGGTCGCCAAATACATCGCCCAGGAAGTGGAGCGTAGCGGCCTCCTTGCCGATTACCCCAATGTCGATGGCATTGTGCCGATCGTGCATTCCGGCGGCTGTGGCATGGCGGGGCAGGGCGAAGGTTTTGATCTTCTCTCGCGCACCCTTTGGGGCACCGCCGCCAATCCCAACTTCGCCGCTGTCTTGCTCGTGGGCCTGGGCTGCGAAGTGCTCCAGCTGGCCAAGTTCAAGCAGATCTATGGACTTACAGAGTCTGAGCATTTTCAATCGTTTACCATCCAAGACACCGGTGGCACCAAACGCGCCATCGCCGAAGGGGTGGATAAGCTCAAGGCCATGCTGCCGCGCGCCAATCAGGCCCAGCGCACGCCCCAGCCCGCCAGCGAATTGGTGATCGGCCTGCAATGTGGTGCTTCTGACGGCTGGTCGGGCGTCACCGCCAATCCTGCGCTGGGCAATGCCTCGGACCGCATCATTTCCATGGGCGGCACGGTGCTGCTTTCGGAGACGCCGGAAATCTATGGCGCCGAGCATCTTCTCTATGCCCGCGCCGAGAGCCCCGAACTGGTCGAAAAGCTCCGTGCCCGGATCGAATGGTGGGAACGCTACACCGCGCTCCACGAAATGGAAATGAACAACAACCCCTCGCCGGGCAACAAGGCGGGCGGGCTTACCACCATTCTCGAGAAGTCTCTCGGTGCGGTGGCCAAGGCAGGCACCTCGCCGCTGGTGGATGTGATTGAATATGCCGAGCCGGTGAAAAAACACGGTCTCGTCTTCATGGATAGCCCCGGCTTTGATCCTTGCTCGGCCACCGGGCAGGTCGCCTCTGGCGCCACCATGATCGCCTTTACCACCGGTCGCGGCTCCGCCTATGGCTGCAAGCCCACCCCCTCGATCAAACTCGCCACCAACAGCGAGCTCTTCAAGAAAATGCCCGACGATATGGATGTCGATTGCGGCACCATCGCCCTGGGGCAAACGACCGTGGAGGAAAAGGGCGCCGAGATCGTCGACTATATGCTTTCGGTCGCTTCCGGTCAGAAGTCCAAAAGTGAAGAGCTGGGTTACGGCGATATGGAATTCGTCCCCTGGCATATCGGCGCCGTGATGTAA
- a CDS encoding family 65 glycosyl hydrolase domain-containing protein, whose amino-acid sequence MSSIVNEWSIIEEGFDPERHEASESLFSIGNGHMGQRANFEERYSGPSLQGSYIAGIYYPDKTRVGWWKNGYPEYFAKVLNAPNWIGIDVVVNGHALDLATCKVEDFRRVLDMKRGVLTRDFIATMADGARLKIEALRFVSMARREVGVVRYRATALSDLSLHLRPYLDGDVTNRDSNYNEKFWNIQETGAEAGKAFLVAQTRKLDFRVGFAMALQITAKGEIASSAAAGATMADNVFVLHLKAGESVELVKYVGVVTSEDHPKNTLRAKAEKAAQAAMAAGVSTLFAEHEAKWADIWNHSDIVVEGDAAAQQGIRFNIFHLNQTYTGEDERLNIGPKGFTGEKYGGSTYWDTEAFCIPFYICAAPARVTRNLLIYRYKHLEKAIENAAKLGFKDGAALYPMVTMNGEECHNEWEITFEEIHRNGAIAYAIFNYIQHTGDEAYLAEYGLEVLIGIARFWAQRATFSSDKGKYVILGVTGPNEYENNVNNNWYTNTIASWCLDYAREAIGIVGHIAPDRLGEIITKTKLDRAQELAHWEAVAKGMHYPVDPRSGLFLQQDGYLDKEQVTVADLDSQERPINQHWSWDRILRSPFIKQADLLMGFYLFEDRFDAEAHRRHFDYYEARTVHESSLSPCTHAVLAARLGLMEKAYAMYLRTARLDLDDYNHEVEEGLHITSMAGTWLAIVEGFGGKRIKNGKLSFDPQIPAEWQKYAFRLLYQDQPVEVSVSRDGVEVRYGGPKPLTVAIWGADHVLTPGEPLRLSHADSAGMPRKLA is encoded by the coding sequence ATGAGTAGCATCGTCAACGAGTGGTCGATCATCGAAGAAGGCTTCGATCCGGAGCGGCACGAAGCTTCTGAAAGCCTCTTCTCCATTGGCAACGGCCATATGGGGCAACGGGCGAATTTCGAGGAACGCTATAGCGGCCCCTCGCTGCAAGGCAGCTATATCGCGGGGATCTATTACCCAGATAAAACCCGAGTTGGCTGGTGGAAGAACGGCTACCCGGAATATTTTGCCAAGGTGCTGAACGCGCCCAATTGGATCGGGATTGATGTGGTAGTGAATGGCCACGCGCTTGATCTTGCCACGTGCAAGGTGGAAGACTTTCGTCGCGTGCTCGATATGAAACGCGGTGTTCTCACCCGCGACTTCATCGCGACCATGGCGGATGGTGCCCGCCTTAAAATAGAAGCCTTGCGCTTTGTCAGCATGGCGCGGCGAGAGGTTGGCGTGGTGCGATATCGCGCCACCGCTTTAAGTGATCTATCGCTGCATCTGCGCCCCTATCTCGATGGGGACGTCACCAATCGCGATTCCAACTATAATGAAAAGTTCTGGAACATCCAGGAAACCGGTGCGGAGGCTGGAAAAGCCTTTCTCGTAGCGCAAACTCGCAAGCTTGATTTCCGTGTTGGCTTCGCAATGGCGCTACAGATTACGGCAAAGGGTGAAATAGCTTCCAGCGCGGCGGCCGGTGCTACCATGGCCGATAATGTTTTTGTGCTGCATCTCAAGGCCGGAGAAAGCGTCGAACTCGTCAAATACGTTGGCGTGGTGACCTCCGAGGATCATCCGAAGAACACGCTGAGGGCCAAGGCTGAGAAGGCCGCGCAGGCCGCCATGGCTGCGGGTGTTTCAACGCTGTTCGCCGAGCACGAAGCTAAATGGGCCGATATCTGGAATCACAGCGATATCGTGGTGGAAGGCGATGCCGCGGCCCAGCAGGGTATCCGATTCAATATTTTCCACCTCAACCAGACTTATACGGGCGAGGATGAGCGCCTCAATATCGGTCCCAAGGGGTTCACGGGCGAGAAATACGGCGGCAGCACCTATTGGGATACGGAAGCCTTCTGCATTCCCTTCTATATCTGCGCTGCGCCTGCGCGTGTCACCCGCAACCTTCTCATCTATCGCTATAAGCATCTTGAGAAGGCGATCGAGAATGCGGCCAAGCTCGGTTTCAAGGATGGTGCGGCGCTCTATCCGATGGTCACCATGAATGGCGAGGAATGCCATAATGAGTGGGAAATCACCTTCGAGGAAATCCACCGTAATGGCGCCATCGCGTATGCCATTTTCAATTACATCCAGCATACCGGCGATGAGGCTTATCTCGCGGAATATGGGCTGGAGGTTTTGATCGGCATAGCCCGTTTTTGGGCGCAGCGGGCGACCTTCTCCAGCGACAAAGGAAAATACGTCATCCTGGGCGTCACGGGCCCAAACGAATACGAGAACAACGTCAACAACAACTGGTACACCAATACCATTGCAAGCTGGTGTCTGGATTACGCGCGCGAAGCGATCGGCATTGTAGGCCATATTGCGCCCGATCGTTTGGGTGAGATCATCACCAAGACCAAATTGGATCGCGCCCAAGAGCTTGCCCATTGGGAGGCGGTGGCTAAGGGCATGCATTATCCTGTCGATCCACGCAGCGGATTGTTCCTGCAGCAGGATGGCTATCTCGATAAGGAGCAGGTCACGGTCGCTGATCTTGATTCCCAGGAGCGGCCGATCAACCAGCATTGGAGCTGGGACCGGATTTTACGCTCCCCGTTCATAAAGCAGGCTGATCTTTTGATGGGCTTCTATCTCTTCGAAGACCGCTTTGATGCGGAAGCCCACCGCCGCCATTTCGATTATTATGAAGCCCGCACGGTGCATGAATCCTCGCTCTCGCCCTGCACCCATGCGGTCCTGGCGGCGCGCCTTGGCCTGATGGAAAAGGCCTATGCAATGTACTTGCGTACGGCGCGGCTTGATCTCGATGACTACAACCACGAGGTCGAGGAGGGGTTGCATATCACCTCCATGGCGGGGACTTGGCTCGCGATCGTGGAAGGTTTCGGCGGCAAGCGGATCAAGAACGGCAAGCTCAGTTTTGACCCCCAGATTCCGGCGGAGTGGCAAAAATATGCGTTCCGGCTGCTTTACCAGGACCAACCGGTGGAAGTCTCCGTCTCGCGGGATGGCGTCGAAGTACGTTATGGCGGGCCAAAACCGCTTACCGTCGCGATATGGGGAGCGGATCACGTGCTGACACCGGGGGAGCCTTTGCGCCTCTCTCATGCCGACAGCGCTGGTATGCCGCGTAAATTGGCATAA
- a CDS encoding alpha-amylase family glycosyl hydrolase — protein MRNLALLALVALALTSVSPSALAASSPQNSRLERPAEDEFIYFLLPDRFENGDKTNDRGGLKGDRLITGYDPTSKGFFNGGDFKGVIQHLDYIQSLGATAVWLAPIFKNKAVQGDKGNESAGYHGYWITDFEHVDPHFGTDADFKKLVDAVHARGMKFYMDIVVNHTADVIKYGECPKQMDCPYRSPADYPYSRQGGVNGKPINDGFLGDAVQSEENFAKLTNPNYAYTVYLPKGEEHAKNPEWLNDPLLYHNRGNTTFDGESATRGDFVGLDDLMTENPRVVKGMIDVFGGWIDRYGVDGFRIDTARFVNPEFMQAFVPAMLARAKVKGITHFHIFGENISGLDGADAMQARHTRIDKQPSVLDFAFAITVGQTLAGNTGTIAFARLFENDALYEGGAATALTLPTFISNHDAGRFAWYVRTAFPKASDAEVLQRVTLAHAMLFTLRGVPTVYYGDEQGFAGIGNDQSARQDMFASKVQEYNETPLVGTKATTATASFGQTHPLFIAIRELAALRAAHPELRRGHQVVRAYSEKPGLLAVSRRDPATGHEILIAYNTSTEPLEAQVEVDYGVKGFKALHGTCAPSVSAPGSYHVLLKPLDFVICSAVP, from the coding sequence ATGCGGAACCTTGCGCTCCTGGCGCTTGTTGCACTTGCTCTGACGTCGGTGTCGCCATCTGCTTTAGCCGCTTCGTCGCCTCAGAATTCGCGGCTCGAACGTCCTGCTGAAGACGAGTTCATCTATTTCCTTCTGCCCGACCGGTTCGAGAATGGCGACAAGACCAATGATCGTGGCGGTCTGAAAGGCGATCGGCTCATCACCGGTTACGATCCCACCTCCAAAGGGTTCTTCAACGGCGGGGATTTCAAGGGCGTGATCCAGCATCTGGATTACATCCAGTCACTTGGCGCGACGGCGGTTTGGCTCGCCCCCATTTTCAAGAACAAGGCGGTGCAGGGCGACAAGGGTAATGAATCCGCAGGCTATCACGGCTACTGGATCACCGATTTCGAACATGTCGACCCGCATTTCGGAACGGACGCGGATTTCAAGAAGCTGGTCGATGCGGTGCACGCGCGCGGCATGAAATTCTACATGGACATCGTTGTGAACCATACCGCCGATGTCATCAAATACGGCGAATGCCCCAAGCAGATGGACTGCCCCTATCGCTCGCCCGCAGACTATCCCTATTCACGACAGGGCGGGGTGAACGGCAAGCCGATCAATGACGGTTTCCTCGGCGATGCGGTGCAAAGCGAAGAGAATTTCGCCAAGCTGACCAATCCCAATTACGCCTATACGGTCTATCTGCCCAAAGGCGAGGAGCACGCGAAAAATCCGGAGTGGCTGAACGATCCGCTTCTCTATCACAATCGTGGCAACACCACTTTTGATGGCGAGAGCGCCACACGCGGGGATTTCGTCGGTCTCGATGATCTCATGACCGAAAATCCGCGTGTTGTGAAAGGCATGATCGATGTCTTCGGCGGCTGGATCGATCGCTATGGTGTGGATGGCTTCCGCATCGATACCGCCCGCTTCGTCAATCCTGAATTCATGCAGGCTTTTGTTCCGGCCATGCTGGCGCGGGCGAAAGTTAAAGGCATCACCCATTTCCATATTTTCGGGGAGAATATTTCAGGCCTCGATGGCGCGGACGCCATGCAGGCGCGTCATACCCGCATCGACAAACAACCGTCGGTTTTGGATTTCGCCTTTGCCATCACGGTGGGGCAGACGCTGGCGGGAAATACGGGAACCATTGCCTTCGCGCGGCTTTTTGAAAATGACGCCCTTTACGAAGGCGGTGCCGCCACGGCCCTCACGCTCCCTACATTCATCTCAAACCATGATGCAGGCCGCTTCGCCTGGTATGTCCGCACTGCTTTTCCCAAGGCGAGTGATGCGGAGGTGCTGCAGCGTGTAACCCTGGCGCATGCCATGCTGTTCACGTTGCGCGGCGTACCGACGGTCTATTACGGCGACGAACAAGGTTTTGCTGGAATCGGCAATGACCAGAGTGCGCGTCAAGACATGTTCGCGAGTAAGGTCCAGGAATACAATGAGACGCCGCTGGTCGGCACCAAAGCCACCACCGCGACGGCGAGTTTCGGTCAAACCCACCCCCTCTTTATCGCCATCAGGGAGCTCGCCGCCCTTCGCGCCGCCCATCCCGAGCTGCGCCGCGGCCACCAGGTCGTGCGCGCCTATTCCGAAAAGCCCGGCCTTTTGGCGGTCTCGCGCCGCGATCCCGCGACGGGGCACGAGATCCTGATCGCTTATAACACCTCCACAGAGCCGCTCGAGGCCCAGGTCGAAGTCGACTACGGGGTCAAGGGGTTTAAGGCCCTGCACGGTACATGCGCCCCATCTGTGAGCGCGCCTGGCAGCTATCATGTTTTGCTGAAGCCGCTCGATTTTGTCATCTGCTCGGCGGTGCCGTGA
- a CDS encoding tagaturonate reductase, translated as MQQLNQSLVKERFRPTPRILQFGEGNFLRAFVDWKIDRMNEKAGSDWGVVVVRPIAGGNPHTLNEQDGLYNVLTRGVADDGSTVSEARLVTCVRQEIPSHEDWEGVLNLARNPEITVVVSNTTDAGIAYVPDVAYGDQPPVSFPGKMTRLLHERWKYFEGAPAFGWQMIACELIDHNGDELKRIVLQHAAEWGLEPEFITWLHECNAFYNTLVDRIVPGYPKADAEKLEAEFGYRDLFMTVGEYFHFFVIEKKADQPALRLPLADYDEHTVVTEDVTPYKARKVAILNGAHTALCPLALISGVLTVGEAVTTPVGAKFLDRLLNEEVIPFLTLPKTELEAFAAAVLRRFTNPFIRHLWHDISLNGLVKYQTRNLDRLEAYLAKNGKPAPLMTLSLAAWLVFYLGKFPGAAELAPRDAAAILEKVKAIGALDDGSPEGREKMVAAYLGETAFWGHSIDSAPLRAAVAADYTLLTETPLNFERLASFLAAR; from the coding sequence ATGCAACAGCTCAATCAGTCCCTGGTGAAGGAGCGTTTCCGCCCCACGCCGCGCATTCTGCAATTCGGCGAAGGTAATTTCTTGCGCGCCTTTGTCGATTGGAAGATCGACCGCATGAATGAGAAGGCGGGCAGCGATTGGGGTGTCGTAGTGGTGCGTCCCATCGCTGGCGGCAATCCTCATACGCTGAACGAGCAGGATGGCCTTTATAATGTGCTGACCCGCGGCGTCGCCGATGATGGTTCCACGGTTTCCGAAGCCCGGCTTGTGACCTGCGTGCGTCAGGAAATCCCCAGCCATGAGGATTGGGAAGGCGTGCTGAACCTGGCGCGCAATCCCGAAATTACCGTCGTCGTGTCGAACACCACCGATGCCGGCATCGCCTATGTGCCGGATGTCGCCTATGGCGATCAGCCGCCGGTGTCTTTTCCCGGCAAGATGACCCGGCTTCTGCATGAGCGCTGGAAATATTTCGAGGGCGCTCCGGCTTTTGGCTGGCAAATGATCGCCTGCGAATTGATCGATCATAATGGTGATGAGCTGAAGCGCATTGTCTTGCAGCATGCCGCCGAATGGGGGCTGGAGCCTGAATTCATCACTTGGCTGCACGAATGCAACGCTTTCTACAACACCCTCGTGGATCGCATTGTGCCGGGCTATCCCAAAGCCGACGCCGAGAAGCTGGAAGCCGAGTTTGGCTATCGCGATCTCTTCATGACGGTGGGCGAGTATTTCCACTTCTTTGTCATCGAGAAAAAGGCTGATCAGCCCGCGCTGCGCCTGCCGCTCGCCGATTATGACGAGCACACCGTCGTGACCGAGGACGTAACGCCTTATAAGGCGCGCAAGGTGGCGATCCTGAACGGCGCCCATACCGCGCTTTGCCCGCTGGCGCTGATTTCCGGCGTCTTGACGGTGGGCGAGGCGGTGACGACCCCGGTCGGCGCCAAGTTCCTCGACCGGCTCTTGAACGAGGAAGTCATCCCCTTCCTCACCTTGCCCAAGACGGAGTTGGAAGCCTTCGCGGCGGCGGTACTGCGCCGCTTCACCAATCCCTTCATCCGCCATCTCTGGCACGACATCTCACTGAATGGTCTGGTCAAATACCAGACCCGCAATCTCGATCGGCTCGAGGCGTATCTCGCCAAAAATGGCAAGCCCGCCCCGCTGATGACCTTGTCTCTGGCGGCGTGGCTGGTCTTTTATCTCGGCAAATTCCCGGGCGCGGCCGAGCTGGCCCCGCGCGATGCTGCCGCGATACTGGAAAAGGTCAAGGCGATCGGTGCGTTGGACGATGGCTCGCCGGAAGGCCGCGAGAAGATGGTCGCCGCCTATCTCGGCGAGACGGCCTTCTGGGGCCATTCCATCGATTCGGCTCCGTTGCGTGCCGCGGTCGCCGCCGATTACACGTTACTGACCGAGACCCCGCTCAACTTCGAACGTTTGGCCTCGTTCCTCGCGGCTCGATAA
- the pgmB gene encoding beta-phosphoglucomutase, whose protein sequence is MNLKACLFDLDGVIVDTAKYHYIAWRQIAEELGFEFTERHNERLKGVSRQRSLEILLEIGGITLPAEEMAKLAERKNNLYLELIRRMTPEEILPGAQEFLKACWAAGYKTALATASRNAALILELLQIGSLFDVVMDGNKVSRTKPDPEVFLNCARDLRVPPAACAVFEDAEAGIEAAVSANMLAIGIGDPAILHHADLVVPGLASLSIEILRQAANKKIS, encoded by the coding sequence ATGAATCTGAAAGCGTGCCTGTTCGATCTCGACGGCGTAATCGTGGATACCGCGAAATATCACTACATCGCTTGGCGCCAAATCGCTGAGGAGCTCGGTTTCGAATTCACCGAACGTCATAACGAGCGGCTGAAAGGTGTGTCGCGGCAGCGTTCGCTGGAAATCCTGTTGGAAATCGGCGGTATCACGCTTCCGGCAGAGGAAATGGCCAAGCTCGCCGAGCGCAAGAACAATCTCTATCTCGAGCTCATCCGTCGGATGACTCCTGAGGAGATTCTTCCCGGCGCGCAGGAATTCCTGAAGGCCTGCTGGGCCGCCGGATATAAGACCGCGCTCGCCACGGCCAGCCGCAACGCCGCGCTGATCCTGGAGCTTCTGCAAATTGGATCGCTCTTCGATGTAGTGATGGACGGTAACAAGGTCAGCCGCACCAAGCCTGATCCAGAAGTTTTCCTGAACTGCGCCCGTGATTTGCGTGTCCCGCCGGCTGCGTGCGCCGTGTTCGAGGATGCCGAAGCGGGTATCGAAGCCGCGGTCTCGGCCAACATGCTCGCCATCGGTATTGGTGACCCCGCCATTCTGCATCACGCGGATCTGGTGGTGCCAGGTCTCGCATCTCTCTCCATTGAAATTTTGCGTCAAGCAGCCAACAAGAAAATCTCATGA
- a CDS encoding MFS transporter, with protein sequence MAVTAPPSLRASRKPSVSFFAIWNMCFGFLGLQFGLGLQNANVSRIFQTLGASLDEIPALWIAAPLTGLLVQPLIGYLSDRTWTRLGRRRPYLLVGALLSSAALLIMPMSPALWVAAVMLWVLDASINTSMQPFRAFVGDQLDLSQRPTGYAMQSFFIGVGAVVASALPWTFEKVGISNTAPAGIVPDTVRYSFFLGALVLFVAVLWTVFSTREYPPEELEAFQDDAPELAAEAHPNRARGLIWVLFGIAGLFAVYRAAIDKQLYLICAMVLIWGIALLLQKKGKPSGLFGTIMLNIETMPDTMKKLAPVQFFSWLALFSMWIYTTSAVAETWFGSHDPSSAAYNEGANWVGVLFAAYNGFAALASIIVPGIAKKIGLRWTHLANVWLGGLGLLSFLVIKDPVWLIASMLGVGFAWASILSLPYAIVSDSVPAKTMGVYMGIFNFFIVIPQLVAASVLGFILKIAFEGKPVFALALGGVSFLISGALVLRLPKEKKA encoded by the coding sequence ATGGCTGTTACCGCCCCGCCGAGCCTTAGGGCCTCGCGCAAGCCGTCCGTCAGCTTCTTCGCAATCTGGAACATGTGCTTCGGCTTTCTGGGGCTGCAATTCGGCCTTGGACTGCAGAATGCCAATGTCAGCCGCATCTTTCAGACGCTGGGGGCAAGCCTCGACGAAATTCCGGCGCTGTGGATCGCGGCCCCTTTGACCGGCCTCTTGGTGCAGCCGCTGATCGGCTATTTGTCGGATCGGACCTGGACCAGACTCGGACGCCGTCGGCCCTATCTGCTGGTGGGCGCGCTCCTCTCCTCGGCGGCGCTCTTGATCATGCCGATGTCGCCTGCTTTGTGGGTGGCGGCAGTGATGCTGTGGGTGCTGGACGCCTCCATCAACACGTCCATGCAGCCCTTCCGCGCGTTCGTCGGCGACCAGCTAGATCTGTCGCAGCGCCCGACCGGCTATGCCATGCAGAGCTTTTTTATTGGCGTCGGCGCGGTGGTGGCAAGCGCCCTGCCCTGGACCTTCGAGAAGGTTGGCATTTCCAATACCGCGCCTGCCGGCATCGTGCCCGATACGGTACGTTACTCCTTCTTCCTGGGCGCGCTGGTGCTGTTTGTGGCGGTGCTGTGGACCGTATTTTCAACAAGGGAGTATCCGCCCGAGGAGCTCGAAGCTTTTCAGGACGACGCGCCGGAACTCGCCGCAGAAGCACATCCCAATCGCGCGCGTGGCCTGATCTGGGTTTTGTTTGGCATCGCAGGATTGTTCGCGGTCTATCGTGCGGCAATCGACAAGCAGCTTTATCTCATCTGCGCCATGGTGCTGATCTGGGGCATTGCGCTTTTGCTACAGAAGAAGGGCAAGCCATCCGGATTGTTCGGCACCATCATGCTGAACATCGAGACCATGCCAGATACGATGAAAAAGCTGGCGCCGGTGCAGTTCTTCTCTTGGCTGGCGCTATTCTCGATGTGGATTTACACCACCAGCGCCGTAGCCGAGACCTGGTTCGGCTCCCATGACCCCTCTTCCGCCGCTTATAATGAGGGCGCCAATTGGGTTGGCGTTCTCTTCGCGGCTTATAACGGCTTTGCCGCCCTCGCTTCCATCATCGTGCCGGGGATTGCCAAGAAAATCGGCCTTAGATGGACGCACCTCGCCAATGTCTGGCTTGGCGGACTGGGGCTTCTGTCCTTCCTGGTGATCAAAGACCCGGTATGGCTGATTGCCTCCATGCTGGGGGTCGGCTTTGCTTGGGCCTCGATCCTGTCGCTGCCTTACGCCATCGTCTCCGACAGCGTGCCTGCCAAGACCATGGGCGTCTATATGGGCATCTTCAATTTCTTCATCGTCATTCCACAGCTTGTGGCGGCGAGTGTACTCGGCTTCATCTTGAAGATCGCCTTCGAGGGCAAGCCGGTCTTCGCCCTGGCACTGGGCGGGGTGAGTTTCTTGATTTCGGGTGCGCTGGTACTGCGCCTGCCCAAGGAGAAAAAAGCCTAA